Part of the Maridesulfovibrio sp. genome, ATAAGACCGGTGTAATGAATAAACTTGCCCAGTTAATTCTCAGGTTTGCCGGAAGAGATGAAAGGAAGATTACTTCTATGGTTTCGGCTACCGTGGCCGGAATATCGGGGTTCATGCAAAATATCGGGGCTGCTGCGCTTTTTATGCCCGCTGCTAAACGTATTTCTATCCAGACCGGAGTTCCTGCCTCTCATATTTTATTGCCTATGGCTTTTTGTGCCATTATCGGCGGTACTCTTACCCTTGTCGGTTCAAGCCCTCTGATCTTGCTCAATGATTTACTGACCGTGCGAGGTGTCAGCTATGAACATTTCGGAATGTTCAGTATGACTCCTATCGGGATCATGCTTATCCTTTCAGCTTTGATTTATTTCAATGTATTTGGAAAATGGATTTTGCCCCATAGTAAGGCCAGTAAGATTAGTGGACCGCTGTCACCTTTGCTGGATAAGACTTACCATGACGTGGGCGAGGTATATGAGATGAAAATACCTGTTCATGGTTTTAATGAGCAGTGTCTTTCTGAGCTTCAAATACGATCAAACTACGCTTGTTCAGTTCTTGCTTCATATAACGCACAAACCCATAAAAGAAATGTTGCGCCCCGTCCTGAAGATACTCTTTGTCCCGGAGATACTATCGCTATAATCGGTGAGGCCATGTTTATTAAAAAACTTGCGGCTGACTATGGCTGGACGTACTCGCATGAGCTGAAAGTTTTCGCTGATGATCTTGCCCCTACCAATTCAGGGATCATGGAAGGGATTGTTTCGCCCAGATCTCAATTTATTGGAATGACCGTGGGGGAGATCCAGCTGCGTAAGAAATTTGGTGTAGTTCCACTGGCCGTTTATGTAGGCCATGAGATGATTATCAGCGACCTTTCCGATATGGTTGTCAGTGAAGGTAATGCTTTTCTGCTACATGGTAAGTGGAGCGCTTTTCATCAGTTCAAGGATCAGAACGATTTCATCTTTACTGAACCGATACAAGGTGAATTGCAGCGTGAAGATAAGGCACCATTTGCCATTGGATGTCTGGCTGTGACCATGTTCATGATTCTGGTATTGGATATTCAGCTTTCCATTGCGCTATTGTTCGGAGCCATGGCAATGATTCTCGGTAAGGTGCTGACTATTGATGAAGCATACCGTTCCGTGGACTGGATGACAGTATTCCTGTTGGCAGGATTGATTCCGCTGGGACTTGCTTTTGAAAATACTGGAGCTGCTAAAATGATTGCCGATATGCTCATGAATGCAGTTGGAGTTCCATCACCAACGGTCCTGCTTATCTGTATAGGGCTGTTAACTTCTTTTTTTACTCTCTTTACTTCCAATGTAGGAGCCACGGTTTTGCTGGTGCCATTGTCCATGAACCTAGCTCTTTCATGCGGTGCTGATCCGCGTGTAGCAGCTATGACAGTGGCCTTGGCTGCTTCCAATACCTTCGTTCTGCCCACGCATCAGGTAAATGCTCTGGTTATGCGTCCGGCAGGTTTAAAGGCTGTTGATTATCTGCGCGCCGGTGCCGGGATGACTATCATATTTTTGGTCGTGTTGGTGGCGGGAATGCGTATTTTCTTTTGAATTAGTCTATGATTTGACTCCATATACTTATTAAATTAGTTCTTTATACATATGTTTGAAGATAAATATTTATTGCATGAAAGGCAGGCCAACAATACTCCTGACCGTTTGCGGACAATTGCTCTGGATGTCACTAATAGATGTAATATGTCCTGTTCGCATTGTTATGCTTCCGTTTTCAAGCAGCAACCTGATGTTGATCTTGAATATCTGAGGAGAGTAACCCGAGAGGCCTATGAACTTGGTGTTTTCCATTATGTCCTGCAGGGCGGCGAGGCTATACTGGAGTTTGACAGATTGGTAAGCATTATTGAAATGATTCATCCTCAGGAAACATATATTAATGTTGTCTCCAACGGCTGGGAGATGGATCATTATAAAATTAAAGAGTTAAAGGCCCTGAATGTAGATAAGATATCCTACAGCCTTGATTCCGGATTTGCGGCTGAGCATGATGAGAACAGGGTGTTTGGTTCATTTGAACGAGTAATTGAAGCGGTTAAGAATACCACAGCTGAAGGGCTGCACTCGGCTGTGTCCACAGTAGTTTCCCACGGGACGATTGAACAGGATAGTTTTAAAAAGGTTTTGGAGATCGCTAAGGAATTACAGGTTAGGGTAGAAGTTCAGGTCGCTATGCCAGTTGGAAAGTGGGACGGGATAAAGGATATACGGATCACCCCTGATGAAGCTGCGCAGTTGAAAGATATTTTTGAAACGCGGGGAACTTTGCCCAATGGTCAGCGTCATATCGGACGTGATATCTATAACTGTAATGGTAAGGATCGTTGTCCTGCTGGGGTAAATTTCATGGCAATCAGTGCCAGCGGCGAGATTTTTCCCTGCAATTTTTGTCAGTACACTTTAGGTAATATAAAAGATGTCTCTTTGGCTGACGCTCGGAAATCCTTACTTACAAGTAAATGGTTTCAGGGAACCCATCCTTGTTGTCTGCTGGGTGAGGATGATGAATTTTTCGATAAATATGTAGCTCCGTATGTCGGGCAGGCTAAGCCTCTGGATGCCTACAAACTTTTTGATCTCAAGGGAAGAAATGACTAAAAAATTCGATGGATTTGCAAAATCTTTGAGCGACTGCGAAGTCGAAGACCAGATTGCAGAACACTGTGAACGATATGGTTTTTCCTCTCTTGATGCTGCTAAGCACTGGATGGTTTTGGGGCGGAGACAGTGGATTAAAAGATTTCTGGCACATTCCGAATTATTCCGCATGACCCTTGATGTTCCCGGTGATATTGCTGAGCTTGGTGTGTTTAGGGGGATGGGCCTATTTACTTGGGCAAATCTGCTTGAATCATACTGCATTGGCGACCGGACCAAAACCGTCTGGGGATTTGATAATTGGGAGGGGTTCACCTCCTTTTCACCTGAGGATGGAAAATCCATCGAAGAATCCAATAAAATGATAGGTGGATTTTCGCCCAAGGATCATTATCAGGAGCTTCTGGATGCGATTAAACTTTTTGATAATGATAGATTTATTCCGCAGAAGCCCAGAATTAAACTAGTTGAAGGGCAGATTGAAGAGACTTGCAGGCAGTTTGTGAAGGATAATCCCGGGGTGCGTTTCTCGCTGATTCATTTTGATTGTGATCTTTATGCACCTACGAAGGCTGCCTTAGAGGCGTTTTGGCCTTTGTTAAGCCGGGGTGGGGTTATTCTCTTTGATGAATATGGGATTCAGCAGTGGCCCGGTGAAACCAAAGCCGTGGATGAATTTTTTGCTGATAAGCCCGGAGTGAAGATTAAGACTTTGCCGTGGACTAACGCTCCTGCCGGATATCTGGTTAAAGAATAGTTGTTAAAATTAAAGCCGCAGCACCATTGGTACTGCGGCTTTCTTCGTTTATATTACTTGTTTTTAATACATTGCCTGCGGCAGATACAAAATTATTTGCGGAAAAATGGCGAAGAGTACTATTCCCACCAGAATTGCCAGCAGGAAGGGCATGGTCCCCTTGAAGATATCCTCAAGGGTGATATCCGGGGCAAATTTTTGGGCCATGCCGTAAACCACGTACACGTTGATTCCTACAGGAGGTGTGATGACTCCGATCTGGGTGATCAGCACTATGATGACCCCGAACCAGATGGGATCGAAGCCAAGTGTCGTGATAACCGGGTAGAATACCGGGATAGTCAGCATTATGAGGGCCAGTGCGTCCATGATGCAGCCGCCGATGAAGTAGACGATTAGGATCATGGAAACGATGATCAGCGGATGCAGGTCGAATGAAGCAGTCCATTCGGCAACATTGAAAGGAATGCGGGTTACGGCTAGGAATTTACCGAAAATCAGCGCCCCGGCTACGAGGAAGAGGACCATTACTGATGTGCGCAGGGTTTCATACAGTGAATTTACGAAAGCCTCCCATGTCAGCTGACGTTTGATTATTCCAAGTACGAGAATCCCCAGTACGCCGACAGCAGCGGATTCGTTGGGAGTAAAGAATCCAAAGAACATACCACCGATTACAAGGGCGAATACGGCGATGGTGTCCATCAGTCCCATGAGAGATTTAAGTTTGGCGCTCAAGGGAAAAGTTTCGCCCTTGGGTCCGAGGCTGGGGTCGCGGTGGCAGACTATGGCAATAGCGATGATGAACAGGATGGTCAGCACTACAGAAGGTAGAATTCCTGCCATGAACAATTCACCGATGGATTGCTCGGTAAGTATGCCGTAGACGATGAGCACGATGCTGGGCGGCATGATCATACCCAGACCACCGCCGGAAGCAACGGAACCGGCTGCGAGGGAGTTGGAGTAACCGTAGCGTTTCATTTCCGGGATACCGACGGTCGCCATTGTGGCAGCAGTTGCAGGGCTGGAGCCGCAGACCGAACCGAATGCAGTGCATGCGGCAACAGTTGCCATGGCCAAACCGCCCTGAATGTGTCCCAGGAAATGGTATGCCGTACTGTAGAGCCTGCGGCTGATCCCACTGTTAAAGGCTAACTGGCCCATGAGGATGAACAGGGGAATAGTGGACAGGCTATATGATGAAAATGTGTCGTAAAAGCTGCGGGAAAGCAGGTTCATGCCGCCTTTCACGGAAATAAGCAAGGAGAACCCGCCGAAGCCGACAAGAGTCATGACGTAAGCCACGGGCATGCGGGTCATTAGCAGGGCCAGCATTACAAAGATGCCGATAATTCCAAGAGTGGTCGGTTCCATTTATTCTTCCCCTTTGAAAAGCATGATGAGTTCTTTCAGCAGGGTGAGAGTGAAGCAACCGAAACCGAAAGTCAGCGCGAAAATGACCATATCAGTGGGTAATTCAAGGGTCATTGAAACTTCCCCGGATTCACGCATTGAGCAGCCGTAAAGATATAGTCTCCATGTAACCAGTCCGAACAGGGCAACACTTAAGGACGTAGTTATGATCTTAACAATGCGTCGGGTGCGGGCATTCATCTTGCTGTAGAGGAATTCCACACCTATGTTTGCCTTTTGGTTTTCGGCATAGCCAAGAGCCAGTCCGGTAGTCAAAACCGCCAGCACTGCCACAATATCCTCGACCCCGAAAATGGGGGTGTTCAGCACGCCGCGTGAAATAATATCCGCCCCGGTTAAAAGGGCCATGCCTATTAAGCATACGGCGGCAATTTTTTTTAACAATGCCTCAAATTTGTTGATGAGGCTTATGACTTGATTACCCACTACAATCTCCGAATTTACGAAATTTCCCCCACTCCGCATAGCAGAATGGGGGAGATTGAATCTATATTGTCCTGCGATTACTGAACGCTGTTCAAAGTTTCTACGGTAAAGTCGAGAATTGCTTTGCCGTCGAGTTTCTTCTTGCCGGCTTTCTCGATGTAATCATCCATCATGGGCGCAGCTTTTTCTTTCCAGCGCTTGCCTTCGGCTTCGCTCAGCTCAATGAACTGTCCACCTTTCTGGGTCAGGAACTCGCGTCCTTCTTTGTCGCTTTCATCCCAGGCCTGACCGTGCTTGCCCGCGAACTCTCTGCTGATTTCCATAATGATTTTCTGATCCTGCTCGGAAATAGCTTCCCATTTATCCTTATTCATGACTGCAAAGAAAGTGGTGGTGTAACCGACGGGATAATCGAGGGTGCAGTAGTCAACGACTTCGCCCATTTTCCAACCCTTGTTGGTTTCCATGGGGTATACGCCGCCGTCAACAACGCCTTTGCGGATGGCCTGATAGCTGTCAGGCATGGACATGGCAACCGGAGCCGCGCCGAGAGCTTTAAGCAGCTGAGCGGAGTTTCCGGTTCCGCGCAGTTTCATGCCTTTGATGTCTTCGAGAGTCTTAACCGGTTTCTTGGCGGTGAAGAGCAGGCCGGGACCGTGGGCATGGAAAAACAGAACCTTTACGTCGCGCAGTTCTTTTGGCTGGAACTTATCGTAAACCGCATTGGCAACCTTGGTTGCAGCTACGCCGGATTTGTAGCCGAGAGGCAGATCAACAGCAGCCATTGTCGGGAAACGGCCACGGGAATATGCCAGCGCAGACATGCCGATATCGGAAAGACCTTCAACTACGCCGTCGTAGCATTGCTTGGCTTTGGTCAGGGTTCCGCCGGGAAAGTAGGCGATGGTCACACGGCCTTCGGTGCGTTTGGTTACTTCCTCTCCCCACTGCTTGGCCAGTTTGGACTGGATGTGGGTGGGCGGGAAAAAGTTTGAGTAGGTAAGGTTAATGGATTTTGCACCTGCTGTGAGCGGCAGGGCGCACATGCACATGGCTGCGGCCACTACTGTAATTAAAAGTTTTTTCATGTTCCCTCCGTTTTTTATCTAAACTGGCTGTTTATTCAGCTTTTTTCAGTCCGTTGGTTAAGGCAAGAGTTACCGCTGCTTCGCGGACGTCGTTAAAATCGATTAGTCCTGGGCCATTGTTGTTCTGGATCATAAACCCGGTTTCAATGGAACTTCTGACCATATATCCTTCGAATAGTACGGTGTTGAATGCTCCGATCTTTTCCGGCGGATAGTCCGTCTCAACAAAATCGCGAACCAGAGCGGCAAAGACTTCTTCGGAAAGACGGTACTGACTCAGGCTCAGGTCTTCGCGCAGTTCCGGCACCCTTGAAGCATAGATGGTAAATTCCAGAAAGACTTTGGCCCAGTTTTGGTCGCGGACAATGTTTTCCAGAAAATCCCAGATAATGTTCATGACCTCTTCAAGGGATTCTGCTTTGTCCAAGCGGTCATCGCGGGAATTGCGATACTCGGTCAGCTTTTCTTCTACGATTTCCAGAAAGAGTTTGTCCTTGCTCACCCAGTGGCGGTAGAAACTGCCTTTGGCGTATCCAGCATATCTGGTGATTTCTGCCACTGTAGTTTCTACGAAACCTTTCTTTCCAAAAAGTTCGTTGGCAGCTTCCATGAGTTCTTTCTTGGTTTGTAGAGATTTTTCCTGTTGTTTTCTGGCCATTTGGTTTTCTGGTTACTTGTTTTTGCGACCTTTGGTCATAAAGTGACCGCTGGTCATTTTTTATGGTGTATAGCTTTGAGCACTATTGCTGTCAACTTCTATCTATGACAACTTGTGGTCAGAGAAACCAAAATTGTTGTGAGGAAATATTAAAAGTGCGAAAGCTGTATATCATATTCAGTATCCTGATCTGTTGCCTGAGTGCTGTTGTTGCCCAAGCCCATCCTTTGGGGGAAGTTGTGCAGGAAACAACAGTTATGAACGAAGGGACGAGGTTGTTGATAGTATATGATACTTCCATCGGGCCTTCCATCACCGCTACACTCATTCCTGATGCCGACCATGACGGCAAGGTCTCCGGCTCAGAGGAAAGAATGCTTTCGCGGGATATTAACTCTTTGTTACTGCCAAACCTGGAAGTCTATTTGGATGATAAGCCGATTGTTCCTGAACTCTATTATGATTCCGTCTCAGCGGCTCCGGGCGGGTATAATAACGGACTACGCTCAAACCTTGTTTACGCCATACCTTTGCCGGAAGATGATTTCGGTAAGCATTACCTGAAACTTTCGGACAACAATTTTCAGACCGGGGAGTTGAAGTGGCTGAAGTGGAAGGTGCAGGCTGACCCGCAATTCAGCATAGTAAGAACTTCACCTGATTCACGGGAATTGAATTATCAGTTTTTTGCCAAGAAAGTTGAAGGACAGGGAACGTCTTTTCCCGTCCCGACTCCAGCGGTGGATGGCAGCGGTCTAAAGCCTGTTCCGCAGGAAGATTCCAGTCAGGCTGCTCTTAAGGATTATCTGGCGCAGGAAAATCTTGGTCCGGGTACAGTCCTGTTCGCTCTTGGGTTGGCATTTTTTTTGGGCATGGGGCACGCGCTCAGTCCCGGACACGGTAAAGCCATGGTGGCAGCATATCTCATCGGGCGCAGCGGGCGTATTCGAGACGCATTCACTCTAGGCACAATTGTTACCATTACCCATGTCGCCAGTGTTATCGTTCTCGGTATTATCGCTCTGCTGCTTTCGCGTTATTTTCTGCCCGGAGATCTTTATCCGTGGCTGGGAGCATTTTCCGGGGCATTGGTTTTCGGAGTCGGATACATGATGCTTGCCCGCAGGGCTGTGCATAGTCACGACCACCACCACGGCCATTCACATGACCATTCACATGAGCACGGCAATGAATCCGAGCCTGTTTCGTGGTGGTCCATGCTCAGCCTCGGCATTGCAGGAGGTATGGTACCCTGTCCGACAGCTTTAGTCGTTTTGCTTGCTTCAGTGGCTTTCGGGCGTATTGTTTTCGGGCTGTTGCTGATTCTTGCCTTTAGTCT contains:
- a CDS encoding SLC13 family permease; the protein is MSITPDIILVLAVLFLVVLFFIFEWVRVDMVGIMVMVCLPLLGLVTPQQAISGLSSNAVVSIIAVIIIGAGLDKTGVMNKLAQLILRFAGRDERKITSMVSATVAGISGFMQNIGAAALFMPAAKRISIQTGVPASHILLPMAFCAIIGGTLTLVGSSPLILLNDLLTVRGVSYEHFGMFSMTPIGIMLILSALIYFNVFGKWILPHSKASKISGPLSPLLDKTYHDVGEVYEMKIPVHGFNEQCLSELQIRSNYACSVLASYNAQTHKRNVAPRPEDTLCPGDTIAIIGEAMFIKKLAADYGWTYSHELKVFADDLAPTNSGIMEGIVSPRSQFIGMTVGEIQLRKKFGVVPLAVYVGHEMIISDLSDMVVSEGNAFLLHGKWSAFHQFKDQNDFIFTEPIQGELQREDKAPFAIGCLAVTMFMILVLDIQLSIALLFGAMAMILGKVLTIDEAYRSVDWMTVFLLAGLIPLGLAFENTGAAKMIADMLMNAVGVPSPTVLLICIGLLTSFFTLFTSNVGATVLLVPLSMNLALSCGADPRVAAMTVALAASNTFVLPTHQVNALVMRPAGLKAVDYLRAGAGMTIIFLVVLVAGMRIFF
- a CDS encoding radical SAM protein, with amino-acid sequence MFEDKYLLHERQANNTPDRLRTIALDVTNRCNMSCSHCYASVFKQQPDVDLEYLRRVTREAYELGVFHYVLQGGEAILEFDRLVSIIEMIHPQETYINVVSNGWEMDHYKIKELKALNVDKISYSLDSGFAAEHDENRVFGSFERVIEAVKNTTAEGLHSAVSTVVSHGTIEQDSFKKVLEIAKELQVRVEVQVAMPVGKWDGIKDIRITPDEAAQLKDIFETRGTLPNGQRHIGRDIYNCNGKDRCPAGVNFMAISASGEIFPCNFCQYTLGNIKDVSLADARKSLLTSKWFQGTHPCCLLGEDDEFFDKYVAPYVGQAKPLDAYKLFDLKGRND
- a CDS encoding TylF/MycF/NovP-related O-methyltransferase codes for the protein MTKKFDGFAKSLSDCEVEDQIAEHCERYGFSSLDAAKHWMVLGRRQWIKRFLAHSELFRMTLDVPGDIAELGVFRGMGLFTWANLLESYCIGDRTKTVWGFDNWEGFTSFSPEDGKSIEESNKMIGGFSPKDHYQELLDAIKLFDNDRFIPQKPRIKLVEGQIEETCRQFVKDNPGVRFSLIHFDCDLYAPTKAALEAFWPLLSRGGVILFDEYGIQQWPGETKAVDEFFADKPGVKIKTLPWTNAPAGYLVKE
- a CDS encoding TRAP transporter large permease; the encoded protein is MEPTTLGIIGIFVMLALLMTRMPVAYVMTLVGFGGFSLLISVKGGMNLLSRSFYDTFSSYSLSTIPLFILMGQLAFNSGISRRLYSTAYHFLGHIQGGLAMATVAACTAFGSVCGSSPATAATMATVGIPEMKRYGYSNSLAAGSVASGGGLGMIMPPSIVLIVYGILTEQSIGELFMAGILPSVVLTILFIIAIAIVCHRDPSLGPKGETFPLSAKLKSLMGLMDTIAVFALVIGGMFFGFFTPNESAAVGVLGILVLGIIKRQLTWEAFVNSLYETLRTSVMVLFLVAGALIFGKFLAVTRIPFNVAEWTASFDLHPLIIVSMILIVYFIGGCIMDALALIMLTIPVFYPVITTLGFDPIWFGVIIVLITQIGVITPPVGINVYVVYGMAQKFAPDITLEDIFKGTMPFLLAILVGIVLFAIFPQIILYLPQAMY
- a CDS encoding TRAP transporter small permease, which encodes MGNQVISLINKFEALLKKIAAVCLIGMALLTGADIISRGVLNTPIFGVEDIVAVLAVLTTGLALGYAENQKANIGVEFLYSKMNARTRRIVKIITTSLSVALFGLVTWRLYLYGCSMRESGEVSMTLELPTDMVIFALTFGFGCFTLTLLKELIMLFKGEE
- a CDS encoding TRAP transporter substrate-binding protein → MKKLLITVVAAAMCMCALPLTAGAKSINLTYSNFFPPTHIQSKLAKQWGEEVTKRTEGRVTIAYFPGGTLTKAKQCYDGVVEGLSDIGMSALAYSRGRFPTMAAVDLPLGYKSGVAATKVANAVYDKFQPKELRDVKVLFFHAHGPGLLFTAKKPVKTLEDIKGMKLRGTGNSAQLLKALGAAPVAMSMPDSYQAIRKGVVDGGVYPMETNKGWKMGEVVDYCTLDYPVGYTTTFFAVMNKDKWEAISEQDQKIIMEISREFAGKHGQAWDESDKEGREFLTQKGGQFIELSEAEGKRWKEKAAPMMDDYIEKAGKKKLDGKAILDFTVETLNSVQ
- a CDS encoding TetR/AcrR family transcriptional regulator, with product MARKQQEKSLQTKKELMEAANELFGKKGFVETTVAEITRYAGYAKGSFYRHWVSKDKLFLEIVEEKLTEYRNSRDDRLDKAESLEEVMNIIWDFLENIVRDQNWAKVFLEFTIYASRVPELREDLSLSQYRLSEEVFAALVRDFVETDYPPEKIGAFNTVLFEGYMVRSSIETGFMIQNNNGPGLIDFNDVREAAVTLALTNGLKKAE
- a CDS encoding sulfite exporter TauE/SafE family protein, with translation MRKLYIIFSILICCLSAVVAQAHPLGEVVQETTVMNEGTRLLIVYDTSIGPSITATLIPDADHDGKVSGSEERMLSRDINSLLLPNLEVYLDDKPIVPELYYDSVSAAPGGYNNGLRSNLVYAIPLPEDDFGKHYLKLSDNNFQTGELKWLKWKVQADPQFSIVRTSPDSRELNYQFFAKKVEGQGTSFPVPTPAVDGSGLKPVPQEDSSQAALKDYLAQENLGPGTVLFALGLAFFLGMGHALSPGHGKAMVAAYLIGRSGRIRDAFTLGTIVTITHVASVIVLGIIALLLSRYFLPGDLYPWLGAFSGALVFGVGYMMLARRAVHSHDHHHGHSHDHSHEHGNESEPVSWWSMLSLGIAGGMVPCPTALVVLLASVAFGRIVFGLLLILAFSLGLAAVLILIGILTLRASKLTERFSGSRKWIENLPVLSAGLVMLAGIAIALNALHAGGILRVTF